The Elaeis guineensis isolate ETL-2024a chromosome 3, EG11, whole genome shotgun sequence region agctggcgacggagcccagctcctgtaggagtccggtcggagtctgttagcagttgaagttggtgacggagcccggctcccatagaagtccggtcGGGGTCTTCTTtggagttgaagctggcgacggagcccggctcccgtaggagtccggtcggagtctgttagcagttgaagttggtgacggagcctggctcccgtagtagtccgatcggagtcttccttggagttgaagctggcgacggagcccggctcccgtaggagtccggtcggagtctgttagcagttgaagttggtgacggagcctggctcccgttggagtccgatcggggtcttccttggagttgaagctggcgacggagcccggctcccgtaggagtccgatcggagtctgttagcagttgaagttggtgacggagcccggctcccgtaagagtccggtcggggtcttccttggagttgaagctggcgacggagcccggctcccgtaggagtccgggcggagtcttcctgcaattacagtcaggggcaaagtccggctcccgtaggagtccggacgaagcttaccagcacttgaagttggcgatggagcccggctcccgtaggagtccgggcgaagtcttcctgcaattacagttaggggcgaagtctggctcccgtaggagttcggacgaagcttaccagcgcttgaagttggcgatggagcccggctcccgtaggagtccgggcggagtctgcttgcaattGAAGcttgcgacggagcccggctcccgtaggagtccgggcggagtcttcctgcaattacagtcaggggcgaagtccggctcccgtaggagtccggacgaagcttaccagcgtttgaagttggcgatggagcccggctcccgtaggagtccggacggagtctgcttgcagttgaagctggcgacggagcccggctcccgtaggagtccgggcgacgtcttcctgcaattaaagtcaggggcgaagtccggctcccgtaggagtccggacgaagcttaccagcgtttgaagttggcgatggagcccggctcccgtaggagtccggacggagtctgcttgtagttgaagctggcgacggagcccgactcccgtaggagtccgggcggagtcttcctgcaattacagtcaggggcgaagtccggctcccgtaggagtccggacgaaacttaccagcatttgaagttggcgatggagcccggctcccgtaggagtccgggcggagtctacttgcagttgaagctggcgatggagcccggctcccgtaggagtccgggcggcgtcttcctagcagttgaagttggagatgactCGTGAGGGTCAagcctgttgagaacttcggctgagggtattttatacccaacagataatatgtataaaattattttagttgtttattttttttagatatgggATAGACATGGGGCGGATATGGATTGAGTATGGGAAAATGGATTATCCATGGGTATCTCCGAatccgttgggtatggggatgggtatctcttttcttatccgatcggaTATCGGGTAGGGTTTAGATATAGAATATTAAGTTTGGATTTGATGATAGATAGTACAATATCCGATCCAAACTCTACCTATTATCATCCCTACCGACAATAATAGTAGAGTCACCCTTAATAGCTATGCAATTAGCTCTCAAACTATTCTCACATAGATAATGCTTGCTTAGGCCATCCTCAACTCTGCTCCAGAGACTAAGATATCAAAGATCTAACTTTCACCAGCAGCCACAAACTTGGAGTTCGAGCTCAGATCATGAACCCCGCGCTGCCTCTACTGCTCCACCAGCCATACAACCATTGAAGTTGATCTTGTGAAAACTCGTTGGTTGATCTTAAGAGGAAGAATGAGTAATCTTAATAGTCCAGATCAGAGCCTTCTTCAGAATGAACTTCGCTGATTGATTGCTCCTATGAAAAATAAAGTCATTTCCAGCAAACCAAATGTAATAAGCAGTGTAAGCAGTCCTAATATCCCAAGATCCGGAAGACTCGTTGCCCTTGCAAGGACTCAGGGAAGGACAGGACTAACATTACTGACGGAAGAATCGCTTGAGAGAAATTGGTGACCCTCCATACCTGCACTACCTTTTGGCACTGAAACATAAACCGTGTGAATCTTTATGGCACATATTTTGAGCCAAAAAATGAAATTGAAACTATTTTATAGATATGCCATTATGGATATGGAGTTAACATGTAGGAGATACACTAGGTCAAGTGAGAATACATCATGCATTGCATCAAGTCAATCAACGTGAATGCAAATATTTAACTCAATAACCCCACAACAAACATTTGGTCGACCATTAGAAATATTTGGAGCGTAGCATATCTACGTGAAGTCCTATGTTTTTGAATAACACATGACAGccacataaaaataatttagcgTTCAACAATAATTAGTAATATGATTGATTACTAATCTATAATCTAATATAGATTTTCTATATAATACTGAGGACTCATTTGGTTTACGAGAAGAATTTTTCTGCTCAAAAATCAATTTCTTAAGAAGTAACTTACAGAAAATTACtttctaaaaatatgattttggTATATTTGATTGACCATAGAAAGTAATTTATTACAAAGCATCTTATGTTTGATTGAGCATCCACTTTTCCGTGAAAATTAAGTAAAATAACTCTTATacttttaataaatataagacCATATCTTTTACTttcaaactttatataaataataatattatattataatataatattagttcataataatttattatatcaatataacactaaaatatatatgtattaatattatattaatatattatatattataatatatattaaataaatattatattatattaatataaaattagaataatattaatataatattatattaattttatgagGAGAAGAAATTAGAGATCTTGGTATAtatcactattcagtatttctTCTTAACCTTCCATTAATATTTTATAGAATTTCAACCGTAGATTTTAAAGgatattttttgaaagaaaaatgctaTCAATTTTCATCTCGTGGGAAGTTTGAAAATTCATCTATCCCATGAatttctatttttcatgaaatatagAAAGTATCTTTCTATAAAAAGAACTTTTCCTATTATCTCTCTTCTTAAAACTCTAACCAAACAAGGAAGCTCCTCTTTACTTACCAGAAATTATCTTTTTTCGCCTCCATTTTTcatgaaccaaacgagtcctgATAAGTAACATGATCGATTAAAGGATTTTGCTACAGTTCTCTTCTAATCATTTTTTATTATGAAGGATATTTAAGACATTacactattatttttttatatatttttattattttttaatcctcCTCTCTATTCTTCTTCGTGGCTCCTCCCCTGCCACCGCCCGTCTCCCCCCGCTTGCCGCCGCCCGCCTCTCCGATTGATTGGGCCCATTGCTCGTCGACCCACCATTGTCGCTTGCTTTCTCATACCCTTTTTTCTTCCGCTGCTCTAGCCTGCTAGCCCCCTACTCCCCCCCCCCCGAACACACACTCACACCCCCGCAGCCCATCACCACCACCCCACCTCGCGGCCTGCGCCTCCTCCACTCTCACCTCTCCCCCCATGATGGCTGTTCTATGCCACCCCGACCGTCGTAGCCCACCACCACCCCCTGTGGTCCGTGCCTCCTCGGCTGTCAGTCCCTTCACCCCCCAGCCCCCTTCAGTGGCTGATCTACACCACCCCCACCCTCGCAGTCCACCACCACCCTCCCAATAGCCCGCACCTCCTCGGCTCTTGTTCCCTCCCCCctcaccaccacctcctcatccTCTTGCGGTGGCTGCTTTGCACCCCCACACCCCAGCACCCCCCCTCCGGGCGCCCCGACGTCTGTGATTTTTTCTAGCCCCCATCATCTTGTAGCTTCTCCATGCCAGCTTCGCCTTCAATGGAACAGTGGAagaagctctttttttttttttttttgataagagaaaggggctttttcaaaaaaaaaaaaattgcggcTTGAAAGTAATCCTACTTTTTAAAACATTTACCATACCAGCTATGCATATGGGCACTTCtatttgttcaaatttgaatggtTCATATTTAATCTGACGgtcagaaataaataaataataaaattattaaaatatttttttggagaaCAGCAGCCAAATTCTTGATTAAATAGTTACAGCACTAGCGGTATCCATTTTATATAATCAGAGTATACGGAAGATTTTGATAGaccaaaataaaaactaaaaataaaaacaaattcTATGGTGAAATTCATGCTTTTCAGTTATAAGATTTTCCTACATGGTGAACTATAAGTGAGTTTGGTCAAATATTCCTCGTAAGCGTGAATAACAAGGATTGACAAATGATGTTCAATACAATTCCACGTGGATGTATAATGTCTACTTATGCGGCTCCATTGGTTGACAATATTGAAAATTTCTTGTTTGTGGGCGAAGGGTTAAACCCAACAGCGACCCCCTAAATCCACCAGAGACATCCTTGTGAATTGGAACTGGGAAGTTCGGCATTTGCATGCTTCACTACTGTATCGTTGCTAGAATCATGGTGGCCATGTCAACATATATATAATAACATGGTTCCATGGTAACATACCTTATCAATTCAAAGACGGGAATATTCTAGTAAGTAACCAAAGAAATGTTGCGAAGAAAAGCCTCCCACTCCAAAAGAACACAGTACCATATCTTATCAAATCTAAGCACGCTTCCCATCAATATATATCTCGGGCCGGTCTGACGACTCGGTCTAAACTCCACGTGCAGTGCAGATGATGAATAATTTCGTAGTTTTATTCCTTGGGGTTGATTGTGAGCACGCGCTGAAAAAAATTAAGGCAGGAGGAGGAGGTATTCGTTTTGCTATCAACTCACCAACTTCATCCAGAATTTTATTGAATGTCGTAGTTTGGCTTGGGCGTCTACTTTTGCTACGAAAGTCCAATATCTAAACAAGACATAGAATTATGTACGTCTCTAGTTGTCTCTCTCACGAACGGACACCTCGGCGATTCAGACTTTTATCttttgatcaaatggctgattaaAGATGCCTAACTTCATCCTTAACTTCGGCAATTATATTGACCCATCATATACCTAGTGACATTAATCCAGAAATTGATCACTACTAGGTTGACAACTGAGATGGATGCCAGAGCCCACACCAAGACTTGAAATCTGACACCATCGAAGAACCTTCTCGTTACCTTGCAGGAAGGATCCTAGATGCTTCTGATCTATGCTTATAAATTGCTATCGCTTCACTTGGCAAATTACATGTGCTTGGAAATTGTCATGGCTGCTCCTTTGGGGCTCACTGACATGTCCTACTCTCCTTTCTTCCTTGTAGACCGTCCTTCCAAAGTTCCCGGTGGCGAATTCGTTCCTGCCGACGTCTCTGATGACTACATGCTTGGAGTTTCGCATTGTGCCAGCCCTAATGACGGCCTGCTTGAGGACTCGTCGGTCGCCGGTGATCCCAAAAAGTTGGTTGCTAGTAATTGTGTCCTAAATGCGCCAACAACTAGAATGGTGATGTACGTGGTGGCATTTGATTTGTTTGAGTTAAATTGATCAAGTCTCCTTTCCCCCCTTTAAGCTAGTCATGATGGAGCTTTGCCTTTTGTACTTTGTAGTAACTGGCTGGTTAATTATGTCACTACAGGAATTGCTGGAATAAGACGAAGAAAGTGGATACGAGGGGTAGCATTGGATTTAGAACAAAATCCGAGGTTGACATCATAGATGATGGCTTCAAATGGAGGAAGTATGGGAAGAAGTTTGTGAAGAGCAGCCCAAATCCAAGGTATATATGCTATTACAAAATAACTATTAGATGGGGAAAACAAATTAAAAGAAACTAAAAGCATACCATCAACTTTCTTAACCAGTTACATGTGCATGGTCGCTAATCATAATGCAAATTGATCAGCAACTCATGAAAAATGGTTTTATTTGTCTAGATGCTTAACATGAGCACCGAATGACGGAAACACCACCAGATTTGAGCTCGTCTAGAGTGCTTGAACCAATATGATATCTTCCTAAACTTTCTTAAAATCTCATCTTTTTTGCTGTTGCTCTTTTAATCAGTGCTTTATATTAAACCGAACGAATTAATTAATGGTTGCAGGAATTACTACCGGTGCTCCAATGAGGGCTGTGCGGTGAAAAAGAGAGTGGAAAGAGACCAGGAAGACTCGCGCTACGTGATAACAACGTACGAAGGGGTGCACAACCATGTGAGCCCGGGCACTATTTGTTGCGATTTTAGCCCTCGTCACGGCGAAACCTCCGCCCGGTTTCATACGGCCAGCTCTGTCCTTTTTTGAGCGAACAGGATGCAGGCTGCAGCTCACTCTTTTTACTGAGTTGAAGTAGTTTCCTTTATGCTTTGATGAGCCCAAGCAATTCTAATCCAAAGGAATGGTTAATTCCAGGCAGACCTCAGCGAAGGAAAAAATGGGCATTTATGTTGATTCCCAATGGTATACATGCTTGATCTTTCCTTGGAATAAAGTACCCAACAACGGTTTCTTACTCATGAGATTTTTTAAGGGTTTTATTACTACCACAACGTACTACCAAATATGAAATAGGaagatattcattaaaaaaaaaaaaactttatctCCTGTTAATGTGGAAGTTTGCTGTACATACTCAGCTTAATAATTAGCAGGTGCAAACTGCCTTAACGTCTTTGCGTAAGCAAGAGAAATTCCTCCTTTGGAATTCGTATAAACCCAAACAGCCTTTATATCAAGGAAGATTACTAGAGTTTGAATCTTCTCAAGGCCGATGGACCATGCCATCCACTTCAACCAACTGTCACAAAATTTTGGTGGATGGTACTGTGGTGAGAGATGGAGCTGCACAGAACGAGAACTCGGAGGTCTAACTAGAACAGTTGATATATATGGTCTGCCATCTAAAATTCCACTGTAGCACCACAGCTTGCACCACCCCTGCAAAGTAGAGGTGCGAATGTTCTTAACTGACAGCCCATTTTCCCTCAAATTAATTTCTACTGAAAGACGCACCAGTAAAGTTATGGCTAAAAAGCATCATGTCCTTCTGAAAGTAGAGAGGAGCTGCAACCCCACCTCCTACCGTATACCCAACCTCCCTAAAGTCAGGGTATGAGTTAACGATGGCCAAACAAAGATTGATACTATGCCGACTGAAACCTGTCCCGTGCGCAAAATTTGGAAGAGATCTTGTCATCCAAACGAAACTTCGATAATATTTAAATAGCTCATGTGACATGCACAATAAAAAAATAGGGTGCAGCTGGAACCTGGCTATATCAAAGTTGACATATCCAAATCCCTAACTTTTTGAGTTATCTTGATAAACATCAGCCTGATTCGAGGTCTGGTTTGACCATTTGTGTTAGGTTGAAAAATCAAGCAACAAGACAAACTCAATTCTGACAAAGTTTTAGTCCAATTTTCTTCCAACGCAACACAACCTATATCTAATTCAATTATGTTCCAAATTGACCAATCTGAGTGTAATCTATATTTATTATATTGGATTGCATTCACATGACATGTAGCTGTGTCTACTGACCGCTGGCCGGCTGAGGGTGAGGGGATAACTGCTTCGATTCCAACAATCATCTAATCTCATCGCACAGGTTGAAGAAGTAATCTACAGAACCCAAGCCTAAGCACCATAAATCAATTTTAGCACAAGGCTAACTAACCATGTCCGGATTGCATCAAGTGATTTGGTAGTGCATGCCAATCGTTCAGATCAAAGAGCCAGCTTCTTGGCCAAATCAAGCTAGACCAAAGTTTTGTTGTAAACCTATGTCACCCCACAAACTAGTTAGTTAGGCCCCATTATTAGCTAGTGGGCGTGGCCCAAGAGTATAATGGCATTCGGCCATTCGATGAAACTGGCTCCCCTACGGCGCGCATGATGCACCAAAGGGTctgttctctctccctctttatatatatatatatatatatatatatagactggAGGTTATAGTAGGATATAAACATGGGCAGATGCCCATATGAGCCGATTCAGTATGAAGATTAGGTGATCTTTATTGGCCTTGGATTATATCTTTCGtacgaaagaatgattgatcttgttTCACGAGCTCAACCAATTTTAACCATTGGATTTTATTTTGCACAGCTTTCAAAATAGGATAGCAGTTTCGTGATATGTTCTGTAGATGAATCAGTCGTCATGCTTTGAAAAGTATGTGAAGTGCGATCCAATGGTTGAGGTCGCGAGAAAGTTGAGGTTGCAAGGaaggatcaatcattctttcacgaGAAAGATACAACTCGAGCCTATCTCTTTGTTCTGCTACTATGGTTGCTGCAAGTAGGCTTTCATCCTGGCTAAAAGCTCTAAAAATTGATTCTCCACTATTATAAGTAGCTAATCTGAACCACATAACTCCTCTAAGTAGCACAAAATACTTGTTCAACCTTGAGCATGATGGAACATTTATTTAGGGATGTGGAatatttattatgaattgagatcAATAGTATTCATGGGATcttaaagttataataaattttaagatcttgcatattctttaggttcTTACTCTAAGCTTCAGCACCCGAGCCTAAGTATCATAAATCAATTTTAGCATAAGACTAACTAACCAAGTCCGGATTGTGTCAGGTGATCTAGTAGTGCGTGCAAATCGTTCAGATCAAAGAGCCTGCTTCTTGGCTAGATCAAGCTAGACCAAAGTTTCATTGTAAACCTATACCACCCCATAATCTAGTTACTTAGGGCCTTAGGCTCCATTATTAGCTAGTGGGCATGGCCCAAGAGTATAATGGCGTTTGGCCATTCGGTGAAACTGGCTCCTCTATGGTGTGCGTGATGCACTAATgtgtttgctctctctctctctctctctctctatatatatatatatatatagagagagagagaccggAGGCTATAGTAGGATATAAACATGGGCAGATACCTATATGAACCGATTCAGTATGAAGGTCAAGTGATCTTTCTTGGCTTTGGGTTATATCTTGTGcacaaaagaatgattgatcatatTTTACGATCTCAACCAACATCAATCGTTAGATTTTGTTTTGCACCGCTTTCAAAACAGGATAGCAGCTTCATGATCTGTGATGAACTGGTTTGTCATGCTTTGAAAAGTATGTGAAGCGTGATCCAATGGTCGGGGTcacaagaaaagatcaatcattccTTTGCGAGGAAGATACAACCAGAACCCATCTTTCTTCGTTCCACTACCATGGTTGCTGCAAGTAGGTTTTTGTCATGCCTAAAAGCTCTAAAAACTGATTCTTCTCTATTATAAGTAGCTAACCTGAACCACACAACTCCTCCGAGCAGCACGGAGGGGTGCCTTTAGCACGATGGAACTAAAAGCTCTGTTATAGGTTTAGCACGGAGTGGCTAATTAAAAGTTCTGTTATAGCCTTCAGCACGACGGAACAAATTCTTGCAAGATTATTGTATGAAGAGTGGGTGCCTTGTTCCCATTCCAAGATATCTTCCTTGATTAGTACTTGACGTGTACAAGATTTGGGCAATGGACCCATGCATCACCTTACAGGTATACATGCACCTACTTATCTATACCCGTAGGAGAAGATTGCCTCTATCATGGAGGCTGTAGATCATACATAATTGATTTAGCCCACACCAATAATATTCCTCTAGCCACCCTTTTTACCATTTCTTTAACACGCACGGTTCACGCTTTATACTCCCACTATCCCTTGGGCCCTGCCGTTCTATACCGATACCGAGATGCCCAAAACAAGAAGTTCCCGAAGTTGAGAGCACTCAGCACACACATTAGCCAGTAGAACCGCTCGAGGTGGTAGCGATTCAAATTGCTGCCTGCGAGCCACTTCATATGGTGTGCTCCACCGGTGATATCGTTCACTATGGACACCAGCACCGAGCTCAGGTAGTACCCCATCGCCAGTGACGCCCATGAGAGCGACGTTGCCaaggacctcatccctgacggcGCCTCGGCGAAGAAGAACTCAAGCAAGCCAGCCAACGTAAAGAGGTCCGCCGAGCCTAAGAACAAGTACTGCAACGCCACCCAGAAGAATGTTATAGGCAAAGGCTCCCCTGAATCAACTAGGCCGGAGCTCCTCGCCACTCTCTTTCTCTTTATCTCGACTAGTGCCGCGACGGCCATTGCCACTATCGACAGAAGTAACCCGACGCCTATTCTTTGGAGGTGAGTGATCCCCATTTCGGTCTTGGTAACCTTTCGAGCAAAGGGGACGATCACATGATCGTAGAGCGGCGCAAGGATCATGATGAAGACCACAGGGAAGACCGGGAGTGATGCCGGTGGGACGGTTAGCCCGCCGACTCTCGTGTCCATGGTGGCCGCCTGTTGGACCGAGAAGGTTGTGAGCTGGGCTAGGCAGCAGTTCAGCATTATGGTAGAAAGGAATATGGGTAGGATTCTTATCACAATCTTGACTTCTTCCACTTCTTGTGTGGTGCACAAAAGGGCTTTGTGAATGGCATTCCTTTCCACTGCCCTGTTAAGGAACTTCAGTTCCTTAGAAGGTGCTTCAGTTTCCACCATGTCTTTATTGGTCGTGTCTTCATCCTTTGCCAACTCCTCGGTTTGGATTGTTTTGACAGGACTGGGAGCCATGTCGGCGATGGCATTGCTGGGGCTCTGAGCAGCATGACCATTAAAGATAGCTGCGACCAGCACCTGTTGATGTGAAACAAATTAAGTTTGGCTGAATGAGCTCATCAGCACGAGCCTAACATAGTTTTTGGGCGTCTGTGTTTTGGGTTATACCTTGGCTATGGTTGTTAGAGGACTTCCGCTTGGTATCTTGCTTCTATAAGTGGTAGAGCCTGCGAGGAAGACCGGAATTGAGAGCAGTATGGTAATGGTGGAGATCCCAAAGCCCCACTGCCATCCTTTGTTGTCCTCCACCCACACCACCATAGTCACCGCAATGAGGCCGCCGCACGAGAGGCAGAAGACGAAGTAGTTGAAGAAGGTGGACCGGGCCTTACGGCCCGGCACGGTGTTCTCGTCGAACTGCTCTGCCCCATGGGCGGGGAGCGATCCCTTTATGCCGCCGACGCCTAAGGCCACAAGGTAGAGGCCGGCGAAGAGCATGGCCGCCTTCCCACCGGAGACCTCTTGGCATGAGCTGTTGGTGATGGTGGTGTCGCAGGACGGTGGCTTCAGCGCTGAAGACTTGGCCTGCGCCGTCAGGATCACCAGTCCCTGTTTGGGCGGAAGAACATAACAGCATCAGTAGTAGCCCAACCAGTTGTTACATGGGCCAGCAACAATTTCTCTTAAGCACGGCATCCCAGGCCCAACATACATGACCGTCGGTCTAGATGTAGTTTTAGCTGTTTGATAAATctctttatcaaatttttatgttttttatAAAGTCTGATGAAAACAAAAATCAGACAGATATGCAAATAAGGGTGAAGCCGACACATGGCCCAGGTAAAATTTTTAGCCCAGAAGAACGTGGGCCTTAGGAGCTATTGGCTGCGGTTGTACTTGATGTACTTTTTGGGGATCCTTTTCATGGGAAGGGGCACGTGAATCACTTGCAAGGATCCCGAGCAAGATATTTCCGAACTGACCGCTTGCCCTTCTCCAAAGTCAGCatcagtttttttctttttctttttttttttttttccattttattCATCCAATTAATCTGAGGAAGAATGCCTTCCCAAAGGGAAAGTAAACAGGGAAAAAGACTTCAAAGAGAGCCAGCCGTTTCTAGTATCCATCAGGAACTCGTGATCCAACCTCCCTATCAGAATGTGTGGGAGACGACTCCTTGCGTTACACCCGTCCAGACCTCCTCATTTACTGATCCAATGAGACAAAGGAATAGTACCTGCCGGTGGGTCCCCATGAAATCATTTATTAGAATTTCTTAAGATTAATTGGATATAGTCTACTCGTTCCCTCATGGCACCGCCTATGCACGTGTGAGTGCACAGCGAAGTGGGCGCACATGCGGATAGATTTGCAGCGTTCCGCTCCCACGTCACATGGCCTGTGGAGATCCGGCCTGTGGGCGAAGTGGTTTTGATTCGGGCGATTATTATGGTTGGAGCCAGAAGAGGACAGAGCTCGGGGGTTTGATAGCGTTCCTTTGTCCACCGAGGGCTACCCGGGAGCCCACTTCTCAAGATAACTCCAATCAAGGAATCCACATGGATGACATGGAGTCGGTTATAATCCAACAAATAGCATTCAATGGGGAGCtccgatttttttcttttttaacttCCCCTTGGATGGCTACCATCCATGGCAGTTGTATTTTATTTGTACGTTTCTATAGTGGCCCGAAGGGTCACCAGATTTGGC contains the following coding sequences:
- the LOC105040374 gene encoding protein NRT1/ PTR FAMILY 4.6, with the protein product MEEGYEQERWVGYVDWRNRPALRSRHGGMLAASFVLVVEIMENLAFLANTSNLVTYLQHFMHLSPARSATSVTNFMGTAFLLALLGGFLSDAFFTTYLIYLISAFIEFLGLVILTAQAKSSALKPPSCDTTITNSSCQEVSGGKAAMLFAGLYLVALGVGGIKGSLPAHGAEQFDENTVPGRKARSTFFNYFVFCLSCGGLIAVTMVVWVEDNKGWQWGFGISTITILLSIPVFLAGSTTYRSKIPSGSPLTTIAKVLVAAIFNGHAAQSPSNAIADMAPSPVKTIQTEELAKDEDTTNKDMVETEAPSKELKFLNRAVERNAIHKALLCTTQEVEEVKIVIRILPIFLSTIMLNCCLAQLTTFSVQQAATMDTRVGGLTVPPASLPVFPVVFIMILAPLYDHVIVPFARKVTKTEMGITHLQRIGVGLLLSIVAMAVAALVEIKRKRVARSSGLVDSGEPLPITFFWVALQYLFLGSADLFTLAGLLEFFFAEAPSGMRSLATSLSWASLAMGYYLSSVLVSIVNDITGGAHHMKWLAGSNLNRYHLERFYWLMCVLSALNFGNFLFWASRYRYRTAGPKG
- the LOC105040375 gene encoding probable WRKY transcription factor 51 — protein: MLLIYAYKLLSLHLANYMCLEIVMAAPLGLTDMSYSPFFLVDRPSKVPGGEFVPADVSDDYMLGVSHCASPNDGLLEDSSVAGDPKKLVASNCVLNAPTTRMVMNCWNKTKKVDTRGSIGFRTKSEVDIIDDGFKWRKYGKKFVKSSPNPRNYYRCSNEGCAVKKRVERDQEDSRYVITTYEGVHNHVSPGTICCDFSPRHGETSARFHTASSVLF